The DNA segment CGTCCGGGACTTGCTGGGGGGATTATGGCAGCGTCCGAAAAAACTCTCGTTTACCTCGTGCTGGGCGCGGCGGGCTCCGGCCGGCGCCAGATCCTAGCGGACCTGATCGATGCCGGACTGACCTCCGCGGATCGCGCGGCGGTGCTGATCGAGGCGGGTGAGGTGGCCGATGCGGCCGATGGCAAGTTGCCCAACCTGGGCCGTTGGACCTGGCGCGACGCCAGCATCGAGGCGCAGATGCCCGCGGGCATGACGCACGTCTTCCTCGTGGCGTCGGGCCGCGCCAGCCAAGTGGACCAGGTCGAGGCGTTCAAGGGCTGGCTGGAGCTGCAGGATGCGGAGCTCGGGCGGATCCTGGCGGTGGTGAACTGCCAGCTTGTGGCGGCCCATTCGCCGCTGCTGGCCTGGTATGAGGCCTGTGTGCACTTCGCGGACGTGGTGCTGCTGACGAAGCGCGAAGGCGTGGAGAACAAGTGGCTCAGCGACTTCCTCACGCACTTCAAGAAGCAGTACTATCCCTGCGTGTTTGAGACGGTGAAGGCCGGGCGCGTGAAGAATCCGGCGCTGGTGCTGGATCCCCAGGCGCGCCGGATGACGCACGTCTTCGACGAGGAGCAGGACTGGATCCTCACCAACGCGGAGGGCGAGGAGGTCGACGAGGAAGATGAGAACCTCGACGAGGATGAGGAACTGCAGGCGAAGCCCGAGGAAGACCCCTATTTCGTGCGCCGCAGCGAGGGTGGCCGGCGCCTCAAGGAGCTGCCAGATATCAATAAGTTCCTATAGTTGGCGTGGGTGAAAACCTGGCTCGCTTCGCGAGCCGGGTGACAATACCGACTTGCCCGTGTCCCAAGCGCAGTACGCCGGGCCGCTTCACCGCTGGCCCGGCGAAATTTCCCGCTTTTTCTGGCTGCACCTGCTGGCCCGCCGACGTTTCGCGCGCGGGGCCGGTGCGGCGCGGACTGCGGGGGACAATGCGGGGGCGGCGGGCGGCGAACTGACGCTGTCGTTGACGACGCTGCCGTCGCGGCTGCCGTGGATCTTTCCGACGCTGAACTCGCTGCTCGACCAGACGCAGGCGCCGCGCCGGATCGTCCTGGCGATTCCGCGCCGGGCGGAACGGGATCCGCGGCCCTATCGCGTGCCGGAGGGCCTGCGCCGGCACCCGCGCATCGAACTCCTGGAGGCCGACCGCGACTGGGGCCCGGCGACGAAGCTCCTGCCGCTGCTGCAGCGCCTGCCGGCGGACAGCCAGGCGCCGATCGTGATCGTGGATGACGACAACGTGTATCCGCGTGGTTTCGTGGCGACGCTGGCGGCGGCGGCGCGGGCGTGGCCGGACGCCGCGCTGGGGCTGCGCGGCTGGCCCGTGCCGACGAGCGGGCGCTGGGCCGACAGCCGCGAGTTCTTTGGCACCCGGATCGGCGCGCCGGTGGCGACCGACGTTTTGACCGGGTGTGGTGGCGTGCTGGTGCGGCCGGCGTTTTTCGACGCCGCGGTGTTCGACTATGCGGACGCGCCGGTCGGGGCGCGGTTTGCCGATGACCTCTGGTTCAGCGGGCACCTGGCGCGGCGTGGCGTGCGGCGGCTGGTGGTGCCGACGACGGAGCGGTACGTTTACCTGCCGACGCTGGCGACCTGGCGGGGTGTCGGACTGGATCGCTCCGAGAACCGTGACGGCGGGAACAACGATCGGCTGCTGGCGCATTTTGCGCGCGACTGGGACCGGGGCGCCGTGGTCGGCGGGGTGCACGCATGAAGGCGGGGCCGATCAATCCCGAGTCCGCCGCTGACGACGCCGTGGCGGTGGCTCCGCCGATCGATCCGGCCGTGGCGGGGCGGATCTACTGGCTCGTGCAGGGGTTCGCGGAGATCGCCGCGCGCGCCGGCATCCGTTTCTGGCTGAGCGAAGGCACGCTGCTCGGGGTGGTCCGGCATGGCGGGCTGATCCCGTGGGACGACGACGCGGACCTGCATTTCTTCGCCAAGGACGAGCGGGCACTGTGGGCGCGACGGGAGGAGTTCCGGGCGCGCGGCTGCGACCTCTGCCGCTGGTGGGGCGGCTACAAGGTGTACTGGCAGGGCGGCGAGCCGGTGCCGGGCCATCCGCACCGGTATCCCGCGATCGACCTCTTCCCGGCGAGGCGCAACTGGCGCGGACGCATCGTGTACGCGCGCCTGCGCGCCCGGCTCGTGTGGCCCCGCGTGTACCTGCGAGAGGACGAGCTGTTCCCGCTCGTCGAGCGGCCCTTCGGCCCGTTGCGGCTGCCGTGTCCGCGGGAGCATGACGCGTATTTCGTGCGCAACTACGGACCCGACTGGGCGACGGTGGCTTACCGCACGTTTGACCACCGGCTCGAGCGGCGCGTGGCGCGCCGCCGGGTGGTGCTGACTGATTTTCGCCCGGCCGGCTACGTGTGGCCGGCCGAGCCCTCCTGACATGATCCCGCGCATCATCCACCAGACCTGGAAGACCCGTGAGTTGACGGGCGAATTTGCCGCGTACCAGGCGTCGTGGCGCCGGCTGCATCCGGATTGGGAATACCGCTTCTACGACGATGCGGACTGCCGCCGGCTGGTGGCGGAGGGGTTTCCCGAGCTGCTGGCGCTGTATGAGGCGCTGCCGCGGGCGGTCCTGCGGGCCGACCTGTTCCGCTATCTCGCGGTCTGCCGCCATGGCGGCATCTATGCGGACATCGACATGGAGTGCCGGAAGCCGCACGGGCCGTTGCTGGACCGGGCGGACCTGGTGCTCGGCGTGGAGGAGACGGTGTCGCCGATCGAGGCGCGCCGCCTGCTGAACCCGTATCGGACGCGGATCGCGAACTGCATTTTTGCCGCGGCGCCGGGGCATCCGTACCTGCGCCTGGCGATCGACGAGATCCGGCAGGTGGCGGGGCGGATCGACGAACTGGCGGTGGTGGAGGCGACGGGCCCGGGGCTGCTCACGCGGCTGCTGCACGAACACGCGGCGGAGTTTCCGTATCGACTCGTGCCGCAGATCTGCTGGACGCCGCCGACGCGACCGCCGTACCCGGACCTGTATCCGTTCATGCGGCACGTCTGGGCCATCCACCATTTCGCGGGGACTTGGAAGCCGAACTACCGGCACATCGAGCCCGTTGGACGGGTGCTGCGCAACGCGGCCGCGGAGCTGCGGCAGAACGTGCGCGAGGCGCGGTCGGTGACCGAGGTCGTGCAGCATCTCGCGGTGAAGATCCCGCCCTCACCGGTATGGGCGGAGGATCTTGCCTTCTGGCGCCGGCGAGCGGGCGTGCGGACCGTGCCGCTGCTGGGCGCGGCGGCCGGCGCCGCCGGGCGGATCGGCGCGGCTCAAAACCAGCCGTAGCCGCAGTACGCTTCGAGCACGATGATGACGGCGGCCGCCGCGAGCAGGGTGAGCCGGCGCGCGCGGTTGCGGCTGAGCCCGTTGGGCAGCGGCGCGGCGGGCTTGAGATCGACGCAGGGGGGCGTCGCAAGGTCCGCCTCGTGCAGCGCGGGGGCGGCGGCGTAGGCGAGCGGCTCGTCGTTGAGGAGGATGCCGGCCCACTTGGGGTTGTTCTCCAGCTCGGTGAAGTTGACGCCGCCCTGCATGCCGATCGTGCGCGAGCGGGCGAGTGCGGGCTTGTAGCAGCGGAGGCCGAGCTGGCGCTGGGTTTCGTCGAGTTTGAGGTCCCAGTTGAGGAACGACCACGTGGCGCGGACGCGCAGCCATTGCCGGCGGGTGATGGCCCAGCCCCAGCCGGGGAAGGCATCCTGGCCATCGCGGGTGTTGCGGATGAGAGCGTACGGATGCGCGCGCGGATCGTAGCCGGTCGCGGGATCGGGCCGGGAGTGGAGATTGAAGGTGCTGACGCTGAGGACGCGGTCGTCGGCGAGCACGTGGGTGAGGCACCATTCGAAGAAGCGCAGGAAGTCGGGGGAGACCACGATGTCGTCCTCCACCACGATGGCGGCTGGCGCTTGCATGCCCTCGAGCGCGAACCGCAGGAGAAAATGAATGTGGGTGGAGACGGCGTGGGTGCCGTCCCAAATCTGGCAGAGCAGGCCGCAGAACGGGCGCGTGTGGCGCAGGGCGATGACCCGCGTGAATTTTACGTCGCGGATGAGGGCGGCGACCTCGGGGTTGGAGCCATCCTGGGAAAGGACGAGCACCGTCTGGTCGATGCCTTCGACCCGGGAGAGGGAGTCGAGGACGGCGCGCAGGTACTGCGGACGACCGAAGGCCGGCAGAAGGATGGGGAGGGCGGGGCGTTGATCGCCCTGGCGGAACAGACGCAGCCCGCGCTGGAATTCGCGGGCATTGCACAGCCGCGTCCAGATGCCGGTGACCAGCAGGAGTGCGGCGGCCAGGGCGAGAAGCGTGATCATGGGGCGGCGGAGCCCGGCTGGATTACAGCATCTTGGCTGAGAACAAGATGGCTTGGCGGGCGACCGGAAGAGATTTCCTGATCCGAGTGTCGGACGCAAGCAGCCAAACCCGCGGGAGGAAGCGACGGCGTGCCCGGAGGAAATCCCGAATCTATTTTCTTGCCCCGGTTCTTCGCGCCGTTTCTCTTGCCCGTCCTACTGCTGCCCAGGTGGTGGAATTGGTAGACACGCAGGTCTCAGAAGCCTGTGCTTAACCGCATGGGGGTTCGAGTCCCCCCTTGGGCACCAAACGAAAACGCTTCCTAAGACCGGAAGCGTTTTCGTTTTTGTGGAGAGCGGGGTGTGGCGGCGGTCCCGCCCTGAAAGACGGAGGGCGCGGAGGCTGAAAGCCGGGTGGACCCGCGATCGAGCAGCAATCGACAGGTTGACACGCCAGCGGGAGTGTCGATTTCTATAAGTATCGACATGCTGGATAATTATGCGGCGAGCAATCCCGTGCGCCGCGGCGTGCCAGCGGTCATAGCGCCCTCCCCCTGATGTACCTCGTTCCTCGTCTCCCCGCGCGTTTGAATCGATTGGTCCAGAAGACGGTATGCCTTGCCGCCCTTACCGTCGCTGGGTGGCTGCCTTCGGTCCAGGCGCAGGCTCCCACGGCCGGGCTCGAGGCCTACGACCTGCGGTGTGACGGCGCAGTGGACCCCCTTGGAGTCGACTCGGCGCCGCCGCGGCTGTCGTGGAAGCTGCGCAGCAGCGAGCGGGCGCAGGGGCAGACCGCCTGGCAGGTGCTCGTGGCCTCGTCGCTGGAACAGCTCCGGCACGATCGAGGGGACGTCTGGGACAGCGGCCGGCGCGAAGGCGACGATCAGCTGCATGTGCCGTATGCGGGGCGGCCGCTGCAATCGTCCCAGCAGGTTTTCTGGAAGGTGCGGTCGTGGAACCGAGCCGGGCGCGTCTCGAGTTGGAGCACGCCGGCAAGCTGGACGATGGGCGTGCTCGCGGCGAAGGAGTGGCACGCGCGCTGGATCACGGATGCCGCGCTGCTGCGGTGGGTGCGCGCGAAGATCGGCTATCACTCCGAGGAAACCCGCGACGCGGCGGCACCGAAATGGCTGCGTATCGACCTGCGCGAATCGCGGCCGATCGAGAACGTTGCCCTGTATCCCATCCGCCAGACCATGGAGGAGGCGAACGGCTTCCCGGTGCGCTTTCGGATCGAGGTGGCGGAAGATCCCGAGTTTGCGGTCGTCCAGACCGTCGCGGCGTTCACGGAGGAGGATTACCGGTACACCAGCACGGCGGCGAAGACGACGGTGCCCACGTTTGTGGCGCCGCCGGGCGTGCGCGGCCGGTACGTCCGCCTCGTCACCAGCCGGCTGCGGCGTGATGGCAACGCGCACTACCTGGCGCTCAGCCAGATCGAAATCACCTCCGGCGGGCGCAACGTCGCCCCGGGGGCGACGATCACGGCGAGTGACAGCATCGAGAGCGGCCGCTGGAGCGCCGCCGCGGTGATCGACGGCAAGGACGTCCGCGGGGCCAATGCGCGCGACAACGCCACGCTCCTGGCCCGGCGCGAGTTCGCCGCCAAGCCGGCGCTGCGGCGCGCGATCGTGCACGTGAGCGGGCTGGGGCAGTACGAACTCACCCTCAACGGACGTCGGGTGGGCGACGCGGTGCTGTCCCCGGGCTGGACCACCTACGAGAAGACCGCGCTCTACGACACCTTTGACGTGACGGCCCTGGTGCGGTCGGGCCGGAACGCCATGGGCCTAGTGCTGGCCGGCGGCATGTACAACGTGCGCGCCGAACGCTACGGCAAGTTCGAGAGCCTGTTCCGACCGCTGATGGCCATCGCCCAGCTCCGGCTCGAGTATGCCGACGGCACCGTCGAGCATGTCGGAACTGATGCGCAGTGGCGGCTGAGCGCGGCCGGGCCGACGACGTTTTCGAACATCTACGGCGGCGAGGATTTTGATGCGCGGCGGACGCTCGCGGGCTGGGATGAGCCTGGCTTTGACGATCATGCCTGGGCCGAGGCGGTGGTCCACGACGGTCCCGGGGGCGTGCTGCGGGGCGCCTCGCATGCGGCGCCGCCGCTGGGCACGCACGAAGTGCTGCGCCCGGTGGCCGTGAAGCCGCTGCGGCCCGGTGTGCTGGTGTACGATTTCGGGCAGAACACGGCGATGATGCCGCGCCTGCGCGTGCGCGGCGCGCAGGGGAGCGTGGTGAAGATGATTCCTGCCGAGCTCCTCAACCCGGATGGCTCGATCGACACGAGCTCCTTCATGCGCGGCCCGAATGGCTCGTGGTGGGCCTACACGTTGCGCGGGGGCGTCGCCGAGGACTGGTTTCCGAAGTTCTTCTATACCGGCGCGCGCTACCTGCAGGTCGAACTCTCGGCGCCGACGGGCGCGGAATTGCCGACGGTCGAGGCGCTCGAAAGCGTGGTCGTGCACACGACCTCGCCAGCCGCGGGCGAGTTCGCGTGCTCCAACGAGCTGTTCAACCGGATCCGCACGCTGGTCCGCTGGGCGCAGCGCAGCAACGCGGCGTCGGTCCTGACCGATTGCCCTCATCGCGAGAAACTCGGCTGGCTGGAGCAGTATTACCTGAACGGGCCGTCGCTGCGCTATGAGTTCGATCTCACGCGACTCTACGCGAAGACCTTCGGCGACATGGCCGACGCGCAACTGGCGAACGGTCTCGTGCCGGACATCGCGCCCGAGTTCGTGATCTTCTCCGGCGGCTTCCGCGATTCGCCGGAGTGGGGAAGCGCGATCATCCTCGCGGCCTGGCAGCACCTCGAGTGGACGGGCGACGACACACCCTTGCGGCGCTACTATCCGGCAATGTGCCGGTATGCTGACTATCTGGCCAGCCGGGCGCAGGGACACATCCTCAGCCACGGCCTCGGCGACTGGTACGACATCGGGCCGAAGCCGCCCGGGGTGTCGCAACTGACCCCGCTCGGGTTGACCGCCACGGCGACGTACTACGCGGACATCCGCACCCTCGCGGCGATCGCGGCGCGGCTCGGGCGCGCCGAGGACGCCGTCCGGTTTGATCGCCGGGCGGAGGAGATTCGGGCGGCCTTCACCCGGCGCTTCTTTGATGCCGCGAAGGGGATCTACGCCACCGGTTCGCAGTGCGCCAACGCGATGCCGCTCGTGCTGGGGTTGGTCGAGCCGGCGGATCGGGCCCGGGTGCTCGAGGCGCTCGTGCGCGATACCCAGGCGCAGGGACTGACGGCGGGGGACGTGGGCTATTTCTACCTGCTGCGGGCGCTGGCGGGTGGTGGCCGCTCGGACGTCATTCACGCGCTCAACAACCAGTCGGAGAAGCCTGGATACGGCTACCAACTGGCGCAGGGCGCCACCGCGCTCACAGAAGCGTGGAACGCCCGCCGCTCCTCCTCGCACAATCATTTCATGCTCGGCCAGATCACCGAGTGGTTTTACCGCGACCTGGCCGGTCTCGGCACCGATCCCGACGCGCCCGGCTTCAAGCGGGCGCTCTTCCGGCCTCAGCCGGTGGGCGATGTCACGTGGGTGCGCGCGACGCACGAGTCCCCGCGCGGCCGGATCGTGTCCGCGTGGAAACGCGCCGCGGGCCGCTTCGAGTATGAGGTCGAGATCCCGGCGAACACGACCGCGACGGTCGTGGTGCCGACCGTGGCCGCGGACAAGGTGATCGAGAGCGGCGTGCCGGCCGAGCGCAGTCCCGGGGTCCGGCGTTTGCGCGTCGAACCGGGCGCGGTGGTGTACGCGGTCGAGTCCGGCAGGTACGTCTTTGCTGCGCCGCTGGATTGATCGCGTGAGGGCAGAGGCCGCCTACACGGAGGGGAAGGCGGCCTTGTGCACCGGCTTGCCGCCGGGGCCACTGCTCCCGACCGCGATTTCCTCCTCGGTCGCCAGTTCGAACGTGATCTTCCCCTCGGCGATTTCGCGGAGGGCGAGGTCCTCGGCGGACAGTTTCTCGAGGGAGACGATCAGGGCCCGGTTGCCCCGCCGGAGCTGCTTCACGCGGCGGGAGACGACATTGATGAGGACCATCGGGTCATCGATCACCTGGAGAGCGTTTTGGAGATAGTCGTCGCGCATAGATGGGAAAGAGGCGCCGCCGGGGGGACGGGCTCGCGCAAAGTACTGCCGCGAAGGAAAAGTGGCGACCGTTATCCCACGACTCAGGCCTCGCGTGGGTCCCGGGTCGCCAAGCGGTTGATCGACCACGCGCTTGGGCGCGTTTTACTTCGACGGACGACGACGCGGTAACCGGCGATGTGGCGCCGCTCGGTGTTGGCAGGCACTTGTTCGCCAAGGGAGGCATGGGAATCTGGGCCTTGGGGTTGAAGGAACCCGCAACTGCGGCAGCTTCCGTCACCGTGCGTCGGGCGATCGTGCCGTCTCCCGGTTCCACCCTGCATGAACAAGACCCACGAACCGGACGGTGAGCATCATGACCATGGCCACGAGCATGAGGAATTCTCGCTGCCGCTTTTTGTCCTCACGGTGCTCGTGACGCTCGCCGGCCTGTTTGCCGCGGTCCGGTTGCTCGCTCCGGAGGTCTGGGATGCGCAGTTCATCGCGCCGCTCGGCCTGGGTGTGGTGGCCTTCCTCGTGGTCAGCCTGATGAATGCGTTCCTGGAATATTTCTTTCACCGCTACGTCCTCCACACGCCGGCGGTGCCGTTTCTGCGCCGGTTGTACAAGCAGCACACGCTGCATCACGCGCTGACCCGGATCGCGCGGCGGAAAGGCCGGGACGGGCGCGGCATTCTCTTCATCGAGAACAAATTTCCGATCGTGGAGCCGGAGCAGGGCGAGGCCTCGTTCTTCCCCTGGTATTCGCTGGCCGTGTTTGGGTTGGTGCTGACGCCCGTGCTGGCGCTGCTGCAGTGGCTGCTCCCCGCGTTCCCATGGTTCCTCAGCGGTTTCCTCGCGCTGGCCCTCTCGCTGACGCTCTACGAGGTGCTGCACGCGATCAATCACTGGCCTTTTGAGAAATGGGCGCCGCTCATCCAGCACCGCCAGTGGGGCTGGTTTTGGCGGCCGGTGTACGCGTTTCACCTGCGCCATCATGCCGTGACGGACTGCAATGAATCGATCTCGGGTTTCTTCGGGCTGCCGGTGGCCGATTGGGCGTTTGGCACGATCGTGATCCCGCAGACAATCTATGAGGACGGCGAGGAGTGGAAACCGGAGCATTTCCGCAGCCCGAGCCCCCGGCCGTTCATTCGCGCGCTCGATCGCTGGGCGGATCGCGTGGTGCAGCGGCGGCGCGCCCAGGTGGCCGCCGAGCCGTCGGCCGTTGTCACCGCAGCGTCCGCCCAAACGCCCGACCGCCGTCCCTACACGCGCGGGGAGGAGATCGCCAACTGGATCACCCATGGCATCGGCCTCGCCGCCAGCATCGTGGGGCTGACGCTCCTGATCGTGTGCTCGAGCCTCTACGGCACGGCGTGGCACGTCGTCAGTTTCACCGTGTTCGGGCTGACGCTGCTGCTGCTCTACACGGCCTCGACGCTTTATCACGGCTGGCGGGCCGGCCGGACCAAACTCGTGCTGCGGCGCCTCGATCACGCTGCGATCTTTCTGCTGATCGCTGGCACGTACACGCCGTTCTTGCTCACGCATCTGCGCGGCTCCTGGGGCTGGACGCTCTTCGCTGTGGTCTGGGGACTCTGTGGG comes from the Opitutus sp. ER46 genome and includes:
- a CDS encoding DNA-directed RNA polymerase subunit omega, which produces MRDDYLQNALQVIDDPMVLINVVSRRVKQLRRGNRALIVSLEKLSAEDLALREIAEGKITFELATEEEIAVGSSGPGGKPVHKAAFPSV
- a CDS encoding LicD family protein, with product MKAGPINPESAADDAVAVAPPIDPAVAGRIYWLVQGFAEIAARAGIRFWLSEGTLLGVVRHGGLIPWDDDADLHFFAKDERALWARREEFRARGCDLCRWWGGYKVYWQGGEPVPGHPHRYPAIDLFPARRNWRGRIVYARLRARLVWPRVYLREDELFPLVERPFGPLRLPCPREHDAYFVRNYGPDWATVAYRTFDHRLERRVARRRVVLTDFRPAGYVWPAEPS
- a CDS encoding family 78 glycoside hydrolase catalytic domain, producing MNRLVQKTVCLAALTVAGWLPSVQAQAPTAGLEAYDLRCDGAVDPLGVDSAPPRLSWKLRSSERAQGQTAWQVLVASSLEQLRHDRGDVWDSGRREGDDQLHVPYAGRPLQSSQQVFWKVRSWNRAGRVSSWSTPASWTMGVLAAKEWHARWITDAALLRWVRAKIGYHSEETRDAAAPKWLRIDLRESRPIENVALYPIRQTMEEANGFPVRFRIEVAEDPEFAVVQTVAAFTEEDYRYTSTAAKTTVPTFVAPPGVRGRYVRLVTSRLRRDGNAHYLALSQIEITSGGRNVAPGATITASDSIESGRWSAAAVIDGKDVRGANARDNATLLARREFAAKPALRRAIVHVSGLGQYELTLNGRRVGDAVLSPGWTTYEKTALYDTFDVTALVRSGRNAMGLVLAGGMYNVRAERYGKFESLFRPLMAIAQLRLEYADGTVEHVGTDAQWRLSAAGPTTFSNIYGGEDFDARRTLAGWDEPGFDDHAWAEAVVHDGPGGVLRGASHAAPPLGTHEVLRPVAVKPLRPGVLVYDFGQNTAMMPRLRVRGAQGSVVKMIPAELLNPDGSIDTSSFMRGPNGSWWAYTLRGGVAEDWFPKFFYTGARYLQVELSAPTGAELPTVEALESVVVHTTSPAAGEFACSNELFNRIRTLVRWAQRSNAASVLTDCPHREKLGWLEQYYLNGPSLRYEFDLTRLYAKTFGDMADAQLANGLVPDIAPEFVIFSGGFRDSPEWGSAIILAAWQHLEWTGDDTPLRRYYPAMCRYADYLASRAQGHILSHGLGDWYDIGPKPPGVSQLTPLGLTATATYYADIRTLAAIAARLGRAEDAVRFDRRAEEIRAAFTRRFFDAAKGIYATGSQCANAMPLVLGLVEPADRARVLEALVRDTQAQGLTAGDVGYFYLLRALAGGGRSDVIHALNNQSEKPGYGYQLAQGATALTEAWNARRSSSHNHFMLGQITEWFYRDLAGLGTDPDAPGFKRALFRPQPVGDVTWVRATHESPRGRIVSAWKRAAGRFEYEVEIPANTTATVVVPTVAADKVIESGVPAERSPGVRRLRVEPGAVVYAVESGRYVFAAPLD
- a CDS encoding hemolysin III family protein, with the translated sequence MNKTHEPDGEHHDHGHEHEEFSLPLFVLTVLVTLAGLFAAVRLLAPEVWDAQFIAPLGLGVVAFLVVSLMNAFLEYFFHRYVLHTPAVPFLRRLYKQHTLHHALTRIARRKGRDGRGILFIENKFPIVEPEQGEASFFPWYSLAVFGLVLTPVLALLQWLLPAFPWFLSGFLALALSLTLYEVLHAINHWPFEKWAPLIQHRQWGWFWRPVYAFHLRHHAVTDCNESISGFFGLPVADWAFGTIVIPQTIYEDGEEWKPEHFRSPSPRPFIRALDRWADRVVQRRRAQVAAEPSAVVTAASAQTPDRRPYTRGEEIANWITHGIGLAASIVGLTLLIVCSSLYGTAWHVVSFTVFGLTLLLLYTASTLYHGWRAGRTKLVLRRLDHAAIFLLIAGTYTPFLLTHLRGSWGWTLFAVVWGLCGAGAVFQLVFGERYRLTSMLAYLFVGWLIVVAAEPMISVVPHGGLWLLLAGGLCYTVGVVFYQWHRLRYHHAVWHGFVLGGSACHYLAVLLFLLPSGQ
- a CDS encoding glycosyltransferase; the protein is MIPRIIHQTWKTRELTGEFAAYQASWRRLHPDWEYRFYDDADCRRLVAEGFPELLALYEALPRAVLRADLFRYLAVCRHGGIYADIDMECRKPHGPLLDRADLVLGVEETVSPIEARRLLNPYRTRIANCIFAAAPGHPYLRLAIDEIRQVAGRIDELAVVEATGPGLLTRLLHEHAAEFPYRLVPQICWTPPTRPPYPDLYPFMRHVWAIHHFAGTWKPNYRHIEPVGRVLRNAAAELRQNVREARSVTEVVQHLAVKIPPSPVWAEDLAFWRRRAGVRTVPLLGAAAGAAGRIGAAQNQP